Proteins encoded together in one Flavobacterium keumense window:
- a CDS encoding ATP-binding protein: protein MIVLIIMASIILASISIIQFKNEAREYHQERLERKENEVKEHINYVLSTTTYPLTMRNLPLIFKDKIHELAQIHAIEINIYSLDGKLLKSSKESFSVDKVAPPIPKYILKLVRSSIEKRFVDIKTIDGVKNRSSYSQIKDDKFKPLGILNLPYVEDDGFYEKELNGFLIRLGQVYSFMLLVAFGLAYFLSTYITKSLKTISDKLSETSLNQKNEKIGVEASSKEINLLIKSYNAMVDELEISAVKLAQSEREEAWREMAKQVAHEIKNPLTPMRLTVQSFQRKFEPSDPEIKQKMKDYSETLIQQIDTMSAVASAFSNFASMPAQQNETLNVVEVVELALDIFNEAYLVFEKESEEIIAKIDRTQLIRIITNLVKNAIQAIPDQQETKSIVVRVEKKQKNVLITVKDNGIGIKEEDKTRIFEPKFTTKNSGMGLGLSIIKNIIENYKGSITFDTQYGQGTTFTVSLPILNS from the coding sequence ATGATTGTATTGATTATTATGGCTTCTATTATTTTAGCTTCTATTTCGATTATTCAGTTTAAAAACGAAGCGAGAGAATACCACCAAGAGCGTTTGGAGCGCAAGGAAAACGAAGTCAAAGAACACATCAATTATGTGCTTTCGACAACAACCTATCCGTTGACAATGCGTAATTTGCCTTTGATATTTAAAGATAAAATTCACGAATTGGCTCAAATTCACGCCATCGAAATCAACATTTACAGCCTAGATGGGAAATTGCTTAAATCTTCCAAAGAGTCTTTTTCAGTAGACAAAGTAGCGCCTCCTATTCCGAAGTACATTTTGAAATTAGTGCGTTCTTCCATCGAAAAACGCTTCGTTGATATCAAAACTATTGACGGCGTGAAAAATCGGTCTTCGTATAGTCAAATTAAAGACGACAAGTTCAAACCGCTGGGTATCTTAAATCTACCCTATGTCGAGGACGATGGTTTCTATGAAAAAGAATTGAACGGATTTTTGATTCGCTTGGGGCAGGTGTATTCGTTCATGTTGTTAGTCGCCTTTGGCTTGGCTTATTTTCTTTCGACTTATATTACCAAATCACTAAAAACGATTTCTGATAAATTGAGTGAAACTAGTTTGAATCAGAAAAACGAAAAAATTGGAGTGGAAGCCAGCAGTAAAGAAATCAATTTATTGATTAAATCCTATAATGCGATGGTGGACGAATTAGAAATTAGTGCCGTGAAACTGGCTCAAAGTGAACGTGAAGAAGCTTGGCGCGAAATGGCAAAACAAGTCGCCCACGAGATTAAAAATCCGCTAACGCCAATGCGATTGACTGTGCAGAGTTTTCAACGCAAATTTGAACCCAGTGATCCTGAAATCAAACAAAAGATGAAGGATTATTCCGAAACCTTAATTCAGCAAATTGACACGATGAGTGCCGTAGCTTCGGCCTTTTCGAACTTTGCTTCGATGCCAGCCCAACAAAACGAGACGCTGAATGTGGTAGAAGTGGTGGAATTGGCTTTGGATATTTTCAACGAGGCGTATTTGGTCTTCGAAAAAGAATCAGAGGAAATTATTGCTAAAATTGACCGCACGCAACTGATTCGTATCATTACGAATTTGGTCAAAAATGCCATTCAAGCTATTCCAGACCAACAAGAAACCAAATCCATTGTGGTTCGAGTTGAGAAAAAGCAAAAAAACGTTTTAATCACCGTGAAAGACAACGGAATTGGTATTAAAGAAGAAGATAAAACCCGAATTTTCGAACCTAAATTCACCACCAAAAATAGCGGAATGGGATTGGGCTTAAGTATCATCAAAAATATTATCGAAAATTACAAAGGAAGCATTACATTTGATACACAATATGGTCAAGGCACCACTTTTACGGTGAGTTTGCCTATTTTAAATTCTTAA